The Apium graveolens cultivar Ventura chromosome 10, ASM990537v1, whole genome shotgun sequence nucleotide sequence TCTCATTAAAAATATCTAAACAAATTGATAGCAATGCAGTCCGTACAGCAAATTATAGTTTAAATACAAAAAAAAACAAGAGTAAATAAGCTACAATAGTCCGAAATATAATCCCATGAAACTAACATAGCCCCAAAACTAGTaactcaaatgaactacaccaaAATTTAAAAGCACGTGATAATTTTATCACTTTATCAGaataaaaataaatgatctcTTTATGTTGGAACCGGAAAAAATTATTACCTTAAGTAACGGAACATCACCGTCACGAACACAAAACGCTCCCACGACCATCAAATACATCCCTGCACACCCacatatatatttaaaaaaattaaattaaaagcAATGAAATAAACGAAATGTGAGAGAAAATGAACGCACCGATTTCGAATGTACGGTTACGAACGTCGCCGATCATGAAGAGCTCGATTAATCCGGTGCCGTCATCGAGAATGTAACGGCCGTCGCCGTCGTCGGTGGGTGAAGTTACCAAAATACCCTGGAGCCAAGCGCGTTGAAAGAGGATGCCATTCAGTGACGCGCCTGATTGCGATTCTGTTTGACGCGCGGCTTTGAGTTGTAAGCAAGTTACTTTTAGTGCTGCTAAGCTGTAGTCCATTTCTCTTTTTTCACTTATGTTCTGTGCAGTGTTCAGCGGAACTTCGAACTTGTATTGAATTATATGCAAATTAAAGTGTTTTAACGAATCTCGGGACGAgctcgtgtaattattttttgtCACATTAATATTATgtctttattaatatttttatattatttcaaaattatattaattttttttaattaatattaaatagtATATAATTAATGAGATCGAGACCATTAAccttattaatatatttataaataataatattaatatttgttATTGGCGAGATTCGAATCTGAAATTTGGATATCGTATAAAtgataatataaatatttgttgttggcgaGTTTCGAACCTGGGAGTTTGAGTAGTGtaaaataaaagtataaatatttgttgttaacGTGATTT carries:
- the LOC141688949 gene encoding uncharacterized protein LOC141688949, with product MDYSLAALKVTCLQLKAARQTESQSGASLNGILFQRAWLQGILVTSPTDDGDGRYILDDGTGLIELFMIGDVRNRTFEIGMYLMVVGAFCVRDGDVPLLKVHKAVDLSAFPDREVMWYLEVLEAYKLFYQPIMGE